In Chrysoperla carnea chromosome 2, inChrCarn1.1, whole genome shotgun sequence, the following proteins share a genomic window:
- the LOC123291752 gene encoding serine/threonine-protein phosphatase 6 regulatory ankyrin repeat subunit B-like isoform X2 yields the protein MNNRDIRRRLIRAIRHGKLEIARELINSYGLPYSESSSKGYGLLCYALDNKHSEIAKLILTSGSEVNSKTYNYKNSSNTPLHFAVINVDIEIIKMLLVRGANINAQNILGQTPLYNMIENDDQVEIFELLLKHEADVNVKDDCGQTPLFGAIQNNRLEIIELLLKHKADINAEDIIEKIPLFYAIENQNLKITKLLLDNGANVKDDPELLHSAAMGESPEIVELLLQHNADVNATDKYGKTALFLPVIRDSYSYLTFFGGNSYVNKMRKITKLLLDHGANVDAQTPDGETPLQFSMRNEYSHVVEVLLEYNANVNFREKINLETPLHIYARRKNVEICKILLNKGVDVDAVDCDGFTALHIASQLGHNEVVTTLLEYGSDINIMTYNNLTPLDYAETVETIEILKRHIVQMKTANLYVNQQNLLSVDGISYPNFQEKCENEITYMKSEKMNNYNISFYDILTKNTDSLAICLRNENIVQILKLDDYKTKFPIYGSMIKNCFRNGMKRKELLDQGNKILRFLFANHLQLPQECTEKIFSYLSDEDLKIIIEKSKDK from the exons atgaataatcgGGATATAAGGCGCCGTTTAATTCGTGCGATTCGTCATGGAAAACTAGAAATAGCAAGGGAGTTAATAAATTCTTACGGGCTACCATATTCAGAATCATCGTCAAAAGGATATGGTTTACTTTGTTATGCTCTTGATAATAAACATTCGGAGAttgctaaattaattttaacaagcgGCTCTGAAGTCAACAGTAAaacatacaattataaaaactCTTCTAATACTCCCCTTCATTTTGCTGTTATAAATGTTGACATAGAAATTATAAAGATGCTCCTTGTCAGAGGTGCTAATATTAATGCTCAAAATATCTTGGGCCAAACTCCACTCTATAATATGATTGAAAATGATGATCAAGTAGAAATTTTCGAGTTACTTTTAAAACATGAAGCTGATGTTAATGTTAAAGATGATTGTGGTCAAACTCCACTTTTTGGTGCGATTCAAAATAATCGAttagaaattattgaattactTCTAAAACATAAAGCTGATATAAATGCTGAAGACATAATCGAAAAAATCCCACTATTTTATgctattgaaaatcaaaatttaaaaattacgaagCTACTTTTAGATAATGGAGCAAATGTTAAAGATGATCCCGAGCTATTGCATAGTGCTGCTATGGGGGAGTCACCAGAAATCGTTGAACTTCTTTTGCAACATAATGCTgat GTTAACGCTACCGATAAATACGGTAAAACAGCATTGTTTTTACCTGTAATTAGGGATTCATATTCTTATCTAACTTTTTTTGGTGGAAATTCTTATGTTAATAAAATGAGGAAAATTACTAAACTGCTTCTTGATCATGGTGCTAATGTTGACGCTCAAACTCCAGATGGTGAGACGCCACTTCAATTTTCTATGAGGAATGAATATTCACACGTTGTTGAAGTTCTTTTAGAATATAATGCAAACGtcaattttagagaaaaaataaatctcGAGACACCACTCCATATATATGCACGAagaaaaaatgtagaaatttgtaaaattcttttgaataaaGGAGTTGACGTAGATGCTGTGGATTGTGATGGATTCACAGCGTTGCACATTGCATCTCAATTGGGGCATAATGAAGTTGTTACAACTCTCTTGGAGTATGGATCTGATATCAATATTATGACTTACAACAATCTTACACCTCTTGATTATGCTGAAACTGTTGAAACGATTGAAATTCTTAAACGCCACATAGTTCAAATGAAAACCgcaaatttatatgttaatcAACAAAATTTGCTTTCAGTTGATGGAATTTCCTATCctaattttcaggaaaaatgTGAGAATGAAATAACATACATGAAGAGCGAGAagatgaataattataatatttcattttatgataTCTTGACAAAGAACACTGATTCTTTAGCAATATGTTTGAGGAACGAAAATATAGTGCAGATTCTAAAATTAGacgattataaaacaaaatttccaatataTGGAAGCATGATAAAAAACTGTTTCAGAAATGGTATGAAAAGAAAAGAGTTACTTGATCAAgggaataaaattttacgttttctTTTTGCCAACCATCTTCAATTACCACAAGAATgtactgaaaaaatatttagttatttgAGTGACGAAGACTTAAAGATAATCATCGAAAAAAGTAAAGATAAGTAG
- the LOC123291752 gene encoding putative ankyrin repeat protein RF_0381 isoform X1 has protein sequence MNNRDIRRRLIRAIRHGKLEIARELINSYGLPYSESSSKGYGLLCYALDNKHSEIAKLILTSGSEVNSKTYNYKNSSNTPLHFAVINVDIEIIKMLLVRGANINAQNILGQTPLYNMIENDDQVEIFELLLKHEADVNVKDDCGQTPLFGAIQNNRLEIIELLLKHKADINAEDIIEKIPLFYAIENQNLKITKLLLDNGANVKDDPELLHSAAMGESPEIVELLLQHNADVNVKNRYGQTPLYKAIEYDRLEIIELLLKHKADINAEDEDRITPLFYAIQNKKLKITKLLLDNGANVKDYPELLNRAAMGESPEIVELLLQHKADVNGKNRCGQTPLFDAIQNNRIEITELLLKHNTDVNATDKYGKTALFLPVIRDSYSYLTFFGGNSYVNKMRKITKLLLDHGANVDAQTPDGETPLQFSMRNEYSHVVEVLLEYNANVNFREKINLETPLHIYARRKNVEICKILLNKGVDVDAVDCDGFTALHIASQLGHNEVVTTLLEYGSDINIMTYNNLTPLDYAETVETIEILKRHIVQMKTANLYVNQQNLLSVDGISYPNFQEKCENEITYMKSEKMNNYNISFYDILTKNTDSLAICLRNENIVQILKLDDYKTKFPIYGSMIKNCFRNGMKRKELLDQGNKILRFLFANHLQLPQECTEKIFSYLSDEDLKIIIEKSKDK, from the coding sequence atgaataatcgGGATATAAGGCGCCGTTTAATTCGTGCGATTCGTCATGGAAAACTAGAAATAGCAAGGGAGTTAATAAATTCTTACGGGCTACCATATTCAGAATCATCGTCAAAAGGATATGGTTTACTTTGTTATGCTCTTGATAATAAACATTCGGAGAttgctaaattaattttaacaagcgGCTCTGAAGTCAACAGTAAaacatacaattataaaaactCTTCTAATACTCCCCTTCATTTTGCTGTTATAAATGTTGACATAGAAATTATAAAGATGCTCCTTGTCAGAGGTGCTAATATTAATGCTCAAAATATCTTGGGCCAAACTCCACTCTATAATATGATTGAAAATGATGATCAAGTAGAAATTTTCGAGTTACTTTTAAAACATGAAGCTGATGTTAATGTTAAAGATGATTGTGGTCAAACTCCACTTTTTGGTGCGATTCAAAATAATCGAttagaaattattgaattactTCTAAAACATAAAGCTGATATAAATGCTGAAGACATAATCGAAAAAATCCCACTATTTTATgctattgaaaatcaaaatttaaaaattacgaagCTACTTTTAGATAATGGAGCAAATGTTAAAGATGATCCCGAGCTATTGCATAGTGCTGCTATGGGGGAGTCACCAGAAATCGTTGAACTTCTTTTGCAACATAATGCTgatgttaatgttaaaaatcGTTATGGTCAAACTCCACTTTATAAAGCGATTGAATATGATCGAttagaaattattgaattacttttaaaacataaagCTGATATAAATGCTGAAGACGAAGACAGAATAACCCCACTATTTTAtgctattcaaaataaaaagttaaaaattaccaAGCTACTTTTAGATAATGGAGCAAATGTTAAAGATTATCCCGAGCTATTGAATAGAGCTGCTATGGGGGAGTCACCGGAAATCGTTGAACTTCTTTTGCAACATAAAGCTGATGTTAATGGTAAAAATCGTTGTGGTCAAACTCCACTTTTTGATGCGATtcaaaataatcgaatagaaATTACTGAATTACTTCTAAAACATAATACTGATGTTAACGCTACCGATAAATACGGTAAAACAGCATTGTTTTTACCTGTAATTAGGGATTCATATTCTTATCTAACTTTTTTTGGTGGAAATTCTTATGTTAATAAAATGAGGAAAATTACTAAACTGCTTCTTGATCATGGTGCTAATGTTGACGCTCAAACTCCAGATGGTGAGACGCCACTTCAATTTTCTATGAGGAATGAATATTCACACGTTGTTGAAGTTCTTTTAGAATATAATGCAAACGtcaattttagagaaaaaataaatctcGAGACACCACTCCATATATATGCACGAagaaaaaatgtagaaatttgtaaaattcttttgaataaaGGAGTTGACGTAGATGCTGTGGATTGTGATGGATTCACAGCGTTGCACATTGCATCTCAATTGGGGCATAATGAAGTTGTTACAACTCTCTTGGAGTATGGATCTGATATCAATATTATGACTTACAACAATCTTACACCTCTTGATTATGCTGAAACTGTTGAAACGATTGAAATTCTTAAACGCCACATAGTTCAAATGAAAACCgcaaatttatatgttaatcAACAAAATTTGCTTTCAGTTGATGGAATTTCCTATCctaattttcaggaaaaatgTGAGAATGAAATAACATACATGAAGAGCGAGAagatgaataattataatatttcattttatgataTCTTGACAAAGAACACTGATTCTTTAGCAATATGTTTGAGGAACGAAAATATAGTGCAGATTCTAAAATTAGacgattataaaacaaaatttccaatataTGGAAGCATGATAAAAAACTGTTTCAGAAATGGTATGAAAAGAAAAGAGTTACTTGATCAAgggaataaaattttacgttttctTTTTGCCAACCATCTTCAATTACCACAAGAATgtactgaaaaaatatttagttatttgAGTGACGAAGACTTAAAGATAATCATCGAAAAAAGTAAAGATAAGTAG